In the Brucella anthropi ATCC 49188 genome, one interval contains:
- a CDS encoding ABC transporter permease, protein MIARMTRKLKRLAPQLAALVLILVVNTIIAPGFLDISFQNGRLYGSLIDILVRAAPVAILAVGMTLVIATRGIDLSVGAVMAISGAFAASLIVAGYPLAIVIPAALGVGLLCGLWNGFLVAVFDIQPIIATLILMVAGRGIAQLITEGAILTFNNDSFAALGSGSFLGIPIPVLIWILAGLVVGLAVRTSALGFLIEATGINRRAAMLAGVKARFLLFSVYAVSGVGAALAGLIAAADIRGADANNAGLWLELDAILAVVIGGTSLNGGRFSIMASLLGALIIQSINTGILMAGFPPEFNLIIKAVIIVIVLTFQSPAIVQLITFLRSERKGNGANPVRQSQQGARQ, encoded by the coding sequence ATGATTGCCCGCATGACCAGAAAACTCAAAAGACTGGCGCCGCAACTGGCCGCCCTTGTGCTCATTCTGGTGGTGAACACCATCATCGCACCCGGCTTTCTTGACATTTCCTTCCAGAACGGGCGGCTCTATGGAAGCCTGATCGATATTCTGGTGCGTGCAGCGCCCGTTGCCATTCTGGCCGTTGGCATGACACTGGTGATCGCAACGCGCGGCATCGATCTGTCAGTCGGTGCCGTCATGGCGATCAGCGGCGCCTTTGCCGCGTCGCTCATCGTTGCGGGCTATCCGCTTGCAATCGTCATTCCGGCAGCGCTTGGCGTGGGCCTTCTGTGTGGCTTGTGGAACGGCTTTCTGGTTGCGGTCTTCGATATCCAGCCGATCATCGCGACGCTTATCCTGATGGTGGCAGGTCGCGGCATCGCACAGCTTATCACCGAAGGCGCGATCCTGACCTTCAACAATGACTCCTTTGCAGCGCTTGGCTCCGGCTCCTTCCTCGGCATTCCGATCCCGGTCCTCATATGGATTCTGGCCGGTCTGGTCGTGGGCCTCGCAGTGCGTACCAGTGCGCTTGGCTTCCTGATCGAGGCGACCGGCATCAACCGTCGCGCAGCGATGCTGGCGGGGGTCAAAGCACGCTTTCTCCTGTTCAGCGTCTATGCAGTTTCTGGCGTCGGCGCTGCCCTTGCGGGGCTGATCGCGGCGGCGGATATTCGCGGCGCAGATGCCAACAATGCCGGGCTGTGGCTTGAACTCGACGCGATTCTGGCGGTCGTCATCGGCGGCACCTCGCTCAATGGCGGGCGTTTCTCGATCATGGCTTCGCTGCTCGGCGCGCTCATCATCCAGTCGATCAACACAGGCATTCTGATGGCGGGCTTTCCGCCGGAATTCAACCTCATCATCAAGGCCGTCATCATCGTGATCGTGCTCACCTTCCAGTCGCCGGCCATTGTCCAGCTCATTACCTTCCTGCGCTCGGAACGCAAGGGCAATGGAGCCAATCCGGTCCGTCAAAGCCAGCAGGGAGCACGGCAATGA